CGTGGTGGACGCGGCCAACTTCCTCGACGACTATTTCTCGCCCGCGTCACTAACGGACCGGAATCTCGCCCTCAGCGCGGAAGACGATCGAGATGTGGTGAACCTGCTAGTCGATCAGGTCGAATTCGCTGACGTGATTATTTTGAACAAGACCGATCTCGTCTCTTCCGAGAAGCTCGACCAACTCGAAGCCGTGGTCCGCGCGCTGAACGGGTCTGCGAAGATCATTCGCTCGGAACGAGGGCGCGTTCCGCTAAACGAAGTCCTCAACACCAAGCGCTTCGATCTCGAGCGTGCGGCGAACGCGCCGGGCTGGATGGCCGTGATGCGCGGTGACGAGCGGTCAGAGACAGTCGAATACGGCATCAGCAGCTTCGTTTACCGCGCCCGGAAACCGTTTCATCCCGAGCGCCTGCACCAGTTTATGGTGAACGACGAGTTGACCGGTTCGTTGCTTCGTTCAAAGGGGCTGATGTGGATTGCGACCCGGCCTCAATGGGCGGCCCTGTGGTCGCAGGCCGGGCGCGTGGTGGAGTTGTCGCCGCAAGCCGTGTGGTGGGCCGATGTCCCGCGCGACCAATGGCCGACTGATCCCGACGAGCGAGCCGAGATCCTGGCAACCTTTGAGGGCGAATACGGCGACCGGCGACAAGAGTTGGTCTTCATCGGGCAAGCGCTCGATCCGGTCGCTATTCGCACCGCTCTCGACGCCGCGCTGATGACGGAAGCCGAGATGCGCGGCGGACCGGTCGCGTGGGCACACATCAACGACCCACTCCCCGAATGGCTCGCACTCGATCAGTAACTCGCGCCCACTTGTCATGTGGGCACCTCGAAACACCCCGCAATCCCCGATTCATGCACCTCGTTCCGCACCTTTTTGCGCGAAATCTCGCGCCCAATTTCCCCGCGCCCGTATCGCAATGCTCCTTGAACTGCGCTCTCACACGGTTTGAGGGGTACGAAGACCGTGCGGCGCGCGGAATTGTGCTTACAATGAGGGGATGCAAGAGCCGCCGATTCGACCCGCGTTGAGCGCATGACGACAACAGAAATCGTAAAGAACATCCACCACTACTGCATCGGCCTCAGTTACCTGTGCGCCTTCCTGCTCGAAATCGCCCGGCTGTTGTGGCCGGCGCGGGGCTGGCGGGTCGCAGGGCTGGTGTTCGGTGCCGCGGGCCTGTTCGCGCACACCGCGTACCTGCTCGTGCAGCAGCCGTCGCCCGCGGTGCCGTCCGGCTCGGTGCTCATGCTCGCGTGGGTGCTCGCGCTCTTTTACTTCTACGGCACCGTCCACCACGCGAAACAAGCGTGGGCCGTGTTCGTACTGCCGGTCGTTATTGGGCTGGTCGCGGTGTCGCGCATTCTGCTTACCGCGGAGCCCGAGCACGCGGCGTTCGATGTCGGCGAGTGGGCGTCCGGTGAGCGCTTCTGGGGCGGCGTACACGGGCTGTTAATTCTGTTCGCGTCGGTGGGTGTGAGTGTGAGTTTCCTTGCAAGCATGATGTATCTAATTCAGGCACGACGATTGAGGAACAAGGTCAGCCCGGGGACCGTGGTGCCGATGCTCAGCCTGGAGCGGCTCGAAACGATGAACCGGCGGGCGCTGAACATTGCGTTCCCGCTCCTCACGGCGGGTCTACTCGTCGGCACGCTGCTCCTCCCGCACGGGCTCTCGTTCGGCGACAACTGGCTGTCACTCAAAGTACTCTCCACGGCCGGATTGTGGCTCGAATTCCTGGTGCTCCTCTACCTGCGGTACGGTGCCCACGTTCCGGCCCGGCGCCTCGCGCTCTTTTCGATCGCGGCGTTCGGGCTGTTGCTCGTGGCACTCGCGGCGTCGCACCCGTTCGCAATCGGAGGGGTGAAATGAACCTCCGTGCGATCGGCTGTAACGTGGCGTCCGCCCCGGTCGGGGTACGGGAGCGGCTCGCGTTCAACGCGGAAAAGACCCAAAAGGCGCTCGCCGAACTGAACTCACGGTTCGCGGCCGAAGCGGTGATCCTCGACACGTGCAACCGCGTCGAGATCTATCTGTCGCGCCAAGAAACGGTTGCGCCGCTGCACATCCCGCTCATGGCCGAGTTCCTGTCGGAAGTCCACGGCGTGGCCCCGGCCGAGATCGTTCCGCACCTCTACGAGCACGCGGACTCCGCCGCCGCGCGGCACCTGTTCCGCGTCGCGTCCGGCCTGGACAGTGTGGTACTCGGCGAGGGGCAGATCGCGGGGCAGGTGAAGGACGCTTACGAGTCCGCACACAAGTCTACTGCGACCGGCCCGCTCCTCAACGTGCTGTTCCCGACCGCCCTCCGGGTGTCGAAGCGCGTGCGGACCGAAACCGGCATCGCGCACGGGCACGTTTCCGTTTCGAGCGCCGCGGTGGACTTCGTGCGCCAGGTGTTCGACACGTTCACCGACAAAACCGTGGTCGTGATCGGCGCCGGGAAGATGGGCCGACTCACGCTAAAACACC
This region of Gemmata massiliana genomic DNA includes:
- the zigA gene encoding zinc metallochaperone GTPase ZigA; the encoded protein is MTVASSSNRRTKLPVTVLSGFLGAGKTTLLNHVLANREGLRVAVIVNDVSEVNIDGTLVKTGGAALSRTDEKLVEMQNGCICCTLREDLLQEVARLAKEGRFDYLLIESTGVSEPLPVAETFTFEDETGSALSAVARLDTMVTVVDAANFLDDYFSPASLTDRNLALSAEDDRDVVNLLVDQVEFADVIILNKTDLVSSEKLDQLEAVVRALNGSAKIIRSERGRVPLNEVLNTKRFDLERAANAPGWMAVMRGDERSETVEYGISSFVYRARKPFHPERLHQFMVNDELTGSLLRSKGLMWIATRPQWAALWSQAGRVVELSPQAVWWADVPRDQWPTDPDERAEILATFEGEYGDRRQELVFIGQALDPVAIRTALDAALMTEAEMRGGPVAWAHINDPLPEWLALDQ
- the ccsA gene encoding cytochrome c biogenesis protein CcsA; the encoded protein is MTTTEIVKNIHHYCIGLSYLCAFLLEIARLLWPARGWRVAGLVFGAAGLFAHTAYLLVQQPSPAVPSGSVLMLAWVLALFYFYGTVHHAKQAWAVFVLPVVIGLVAVSRILLTAEPEHAAFDVGEWASGERFWGGVHGLLILFASVGVSVSFLASMMYLIQARRLRNKVSPGTVVPMLSLERLETMNRRALNIAFPLLTAGLLVGTLLLPHGLSFGDNWLSLKVLSTAGLWLEFLVLLYLRYGAHVPARRLALFSIAAFGLLLVALAASHPFAIGGVK